The genomic region CAAAAGGACAAGATTAGTTTGTTGGAAAAGGAGAACGTGACGATGCAGAAGGACGTCGTCAAGTTGAAGGAGTCGTTAGAGGTGAGTGGGGAGATAATACGAAGTTGATGATGGTGCCACGGTCGTGCAAGGTTTGAGCCTACTGTTTGTTTTTCAGTCCAAAGACGTACAGTTGGACGCGGAAgtggaaaaatcgaaaaaacaaGACCGAGACGTTCAAAAGCTGACCAAAGACGCGGAAAATCTCCGTTCGCAGATCGAAAAACTGCAAGACTTCGAGCACAGATCCCAAGAGTTGACCCTGCAGACGTCGGTGTACGAGGAGACGATAGCGACGCTCCAAAAAGACCTGGTCAGCGAGAAACTGATCAACGAGAAGTGCAAAAACAATCTGGAGAAGCTCTGCCTCAACATGGAACTGTTGGACAACGACGTCGACGCGATCGTCGAGCACGTCCTCAAAAATTCCAAGTTGAGGAAGTCGTTCGTGGTGGAGTTGCGCAAGGAGAGCGACGATTCGGAAGTAGCGATTTGTTCGCGGTGCGAAGAGAACGTGCACAAGAAGGCCGATCCCAGGTCAACCGAAATGGTCAATTTGCAAAACGCCAACGAGACTATGCAGGCGGAGAACGCTAGGTTGCAAGTGGACATTGCGACCTTGAAGTCCCAGGTGCACTCGCTGCAGACGCAACAGACGGCGCTGCAGTTGGCCAACAGTCAACTGGTCGCCGAGAAGGACgaggtaaaattaaaaaaaaataaaaatattgttggtACTTTTCTGTTGCCAACTTAGTTTTTCAtttggggattttttttactacCAACTTAGTGTTGTTTATTGTCGCTTGTGATTGGGTCTTATACCGGAACGAACCTTACCTCATAATTTGTGATTCTTGCAGTTgtcaaaacaacaaaaaattcaaagcaCTCAACACGATACTCTGCTCTTGGACCAAATCACTTTGAGGACTCTGCACGAGCAGCTGACCGGCGAATACGAGCAGCTCAAGGCCGAACAGGAGTCGTTGAAGAAATTCAACAGAGATGTGCGTTCGGAAATGCGCGCTCTGAAAGAAACAAACTCGACGCAAAAAGAGAAGATCGCTACCCTGGAGGGCGAGAAAGAGACGTTGAAGAACGGAGCGAAGAACCTGGCAGTGCTTCGAGCGGAACACTCAAAGTTGAAAGTAAGTTTTGATGaaataattgtggattttTGACGCGAATTGTTGATTTTTCAGGACGACTTCCGCAATTTGTTCACGGCGAGCGAACGTCTCAAAGTCGAGTACAGGAACGTGCAAGAAGAACTGAAGAACGTGAGGACCGAGTCGAGAACTCTGCGTCTGGGACACACCGAGATGCAGGGAGAGCTCAACTCGACGTCGGATCTCGTCGCGGGACTTCACCTGGAAAACGCGAAACTGCAGCAGAAGTGCGACGTAAAAAACGTGGGAAACAATCTCGGGGAGGTTTTTGAGATTTGGATTTTCAGATGTTGTTCGAGATGAACCACTCGTTGGATTCGGACAGGAGGGCGTTGATGGATCACGTGTCGCAGCTCCTCACCCAGTATCACTCGTTGTTGACGCATTCGCTGGAAGACAAGCAGCACTACCACCTCGAGGAGAAGCTCTACACGGACAAGGTGAACAACTTGTGCAGACAGAAGGAGAAGTTGGAGGAGAAGATAATGGAACATTATCGCAAGTTGGACAACGCGTCATGTAAGAAGAGGGGATTCGGGGCGACCCTGGTTCGGAAAGTAAGAAAGGCCGGGTCGGATATCATCAACAAAGTGCCCAGCAGGGTGAGTGTCTCGGTTAGGTTCGCAGCCGGATGAGAGATGGCGTCACTATCGCCGGTTGTTTGTAATGACGCTACCGCTCAACAGAGTGCgccgttaaaatttgaattattttggtAGAATCGTCGGTCTTGGCACGAAGACGTTTCATCGCGTCTGACGCAGTCCCAGTTCACGTTGGGCGGAGGGTCAGGCGAGTCAGCCGGAAACGATTCGGACAACAGCGTCGAGGAAACAAATTCCCGGAGCGAGCCTTTCAAGAGGTCGACAATAGCCGGAGGGAGTCTGCAGAGGCGGTCACGAGAAGACGTCGTGCTCAGGAGGTCGCACAAAGACGCCGCTTTACACCGAAACAGCATAGCAGGTGAACTGACCAACCCGACACAAGTTTCTAGGTGTCAGTTTCGTTTGTACGAACGTTCGCATTTCAGGTGACGAGAATTACTCGCGAGAACCTGAAAGTACGCTGAGTTTGGGATCGGTGGGTTCTCGACGGACCGTTTACTTGTCAGAAGACGAACCAAAGACGGTGGCGGCACCGATGAATAATCAAAACCAGTCGCCATTACtcgtttataataaaatatctacGGTGATCGGAGATGCGGCGCGTTCGTCGGCTCACCAGAAAGTACCGGAAGATGGCGGTAAGGAGGGTGTCGACAAGAAAGAGGTCGAGAATGCTAAAGAAACGGCAGTCTGGTACGAATACGGATGTGTTTGATTTCTTCCTTTTTAGGCGATTATCGTTGgagaaataaatcaaaaaccaaaaaaatttgagaaacgtacattttttgtaactatttacaaaaacatatttatagtattttataaaattaagaaaaagcCTTGAGTAGCTGATGTGTGATGAtgcttaatattttttaactttttaccATTGTGTGGTAGTTACATTTTTGCCAGACTCGAATTCACTTCctgtaaaatattatttttttatagttcTTATTTATTGAATACacgatttaatataaaaaatggttTCATTGATTTATTCTATCCTTGATAGATAACAACTTCGTGAAATTATGGCCTAGGAgatatttgaggttatgttctaaCCTCACATTGAATatgattttcacaaaaatcgaatcattttaaaatttgcaacttTGGAATCTTCATTTGAAGCTTCAACTTGACACATATTCGCCAAAAGAACCGAATTAATCTCCTCAAACATGAACGCGAAAAAGTTGGGTTAGGATTAATGATTTCACCTTATCTGTAATTTTCGATGTGAAGGTGTAGCTCCGAATAATTCGAAAGAATCGCTTTcgaaaaaacatgttttttgaatcaaaATTGATTAAAACGGATGTAACTTCCGTTAGACTAATTAACGGTTATGTCTTAGCAGGTGGATGAACTACTTCAATTCCTTCATTATGTCGataaatttttacgttttttgtaGGTAttggcaattttttaaatgtattcgACAAAAATGGAAACTTTAttgagaaaattcaaatttttgacggTCACAAGATACACGGAATCGAAATTGATGAACCTTCTGCGAGTATTTTATTGTATGGGGGTTGCTACATGCAAACATTAACCTTCGACGTTGGAGCACTTCTCCCAATAAGTAAACTAGACCACCAACAAATCAAAGACTGGATACTGACAGCCTCTTGGTTGAAAAACAAACACATCGCAGTGGTGGTCATGCTCAACAAGTTGATAATATACAAAGATGACCTCACCAGATTAAAGGAAGTTGTTTGTGATGAAAAGTGTATCTTGTACAGCGCCTTCATTTGTTATGATGACCCAACAGAAGAATTGGTTGTCTTGTCTGGAACAGTGTTTGGTGAGATACTGATCTGGAAGGTCTCACACtttgaaaatgaagaaaattctccagttttaacaaaattagagGGCCACAAGGTAGTCACAtagcaaataataaatttcccACTTTTGTGTAACAAAATTCTTTGTAATTTCAGGGCGTAATATTTTCCATCAGTTACAATAAAATCGCCGGTTACATTTGCTCTTCTTCCGACGACCGCTCGTCCATCTTGTGGTCGATAGAAAATAAATGCGTTCACACCGAATTACGTCGACCAGTTCCTAAAATAACGTTGCAACGCAAGATTTACGGTCACCAGTCTAGAGTCTTTCGGTGTGTGGTTACTGACGAGTTTCTGGTAACCGCAGGTGAAGATTCCCTTTTAAACGTGTGGAATTTCGAGGGGGAACTGATACGGAAAATCGAAACGCATCAAGGGGGCCCAGTTTGGGCTTTGCATTGTAAAAATGACGTGATCGTCTCGGGAGGCGGAGACTGCGGAGTCTTATTGTTGCCTCTGCGCCCCAACGATACGACATGCACTCGGTACACACCACCGGAAAATCAAATCGCCAAGAGAATCGGAATTTTATGTGGTGACAGCTTGGTGGTGGTCACCGAAGAAGGGGCGTTGTACCATCTATCCGACTCTGGAGGATGGACGAAGATCGGTCACCATGAAAATCTGAAGAGTTACAATTTGCTTCAGATATCTCCCTGCAGGAAATTGGTCTCTCTTTCAGGTAAGACAATCCGGGGAATAACAGACGGCACCACTGGTTATTCTACCAGTCAACAGAGGGCGCGGGTCAAGTTAGATTAACCATGACTCAACTTTCAGGCTATCACGGCGAAATCTACATCTACAAAGCAACAAACGACACACTTGAACTGTTGGTGGCCGCAAAAACGGACCCCGAGTCCCGAATCTACTCTTTCCATTGGCTAACTTGCACGACTTACTTGACCTGTCAACATGGCGGACTTTTGACCTTGTGGTGTTTGTACGGCAACCGCGTCCATCCCGTCACGACTTTCGACTTACCACAAGCCAAAGACTTGTGGAGTAGTGCGGCGTGCCAAGCCTCCAACGGGAGATACATCGTGGGGGACCGAAGGGGCAACATCTACGTCTACACCGTGACTCGACGCAAACCGGTCCAAGTTTTCAAAAGAGCGCACAACCACCTAGGAGTCACACAACTGTACAATTTCAACGACCAGATCGTGTCTTTGGGGCGAAACGGTAATATGAAGACGTTTTCAACCGGTGAAAAACTCGTACAAATGTCAAACGAGAAGATGCCGTTTGTGTGGTTGGTGGCACTGGTTGATCGCGTCCTGTTGACATTTTCGGGTGACAGTTTTGTGGTGTGGGACGTCGAGACCAGAAGGACGTTGTTTGAACATGTTTGCGGGGGCGGCCACCGCTCTTGGGATTTTCAAAAGAAGGAAAACACAATGAAGTTCGTTTACGTCAAGGATCGCGCGCTTAATGTTGTCACGTACGACGCGAAAAAACTCAATCCTGTGAATATAGTCCCAGGGTTTCACACCAAGACGATAAACGCGCTGCAGTTTGTTAAGTTGAGTAAAAATCGCTTCGTGTTGGTGTCAGGTAGCGAAGACACCAATCTGCGAATTTGCCTGACCGGTAAGGACTATTTTTCGTCGATCAGGACCTTCAAATTGCACCTGTCAAGTATCAGAAGTGTGCGATTGCATCGACTCGACAAAATCGGTACGTTCGAAGATTATTTGATGTTTTCAGGGGGCGGTCGCGGACAAATTATTTGTTGGAAGCTGTCACTTGACCCTAACAATATCGGTAAAAGTGTCTGTAGCGAAGAAAACTCGTATTACGAGAAAGCGAGCGGGGACGAACTGTCAGAATCGGAAATAAGAATAATGGACATGGAGACGTTAGAGTGCGCTGACGGTTTACTCTTATTCGCCGCCTCTTCAGACGGAAACGTGAAAGTGTTTCAAGTGTGTCGAAATACAGAAAGTGCCAATTACCGGATGAGCCTGTTGACGAATTTATTCTCGAGGCCCAAATGTGTGACAAGAATCTGTACGGTGCGAACTCTTGGACTCGTCGTGTTGATCGCGATGAGCACCGACGGCAACCTCACATTCTGGGAGGTGTCTTCGCtacttcaaaacaagaagccAATCACCCTGTTCAAAACGCTCAATCGCCACCAATCCGGAATCGCAGCGTGTTGCCACAAACTGATCAAAGACGATCTGTTGGTGTTCTTGTCGGGAGGAGACGACGCGTCCGTCGTGTTGACTCTCTTTCGCATCGAGAACAACGCAGAAGGTGTCGACTTTGTGACAGTCGCAACAGTTCGAGACAGCCACTCACACTGCGCCTGTGTGACGGGCGTCTTCATCAGTGGCGATTATTTTCTAACGACTTCCGTTGACCAGAAGCTGTTGGTGTTCAAGTGGCGCGTTGATGAAGACAAGTTGTTCGTCGAGGCCGTGGACAGATACAATTCGGCTGTCGCCGACGTTCAGGGGTTGGGGTGTGACGAAGAGGACGATTGTTTCAACGTTTTTCTTTACGGGAAAGGTGTAGAATATGTCAGATGTGTCAAATCTATTACgtgattaaaaattgtttttggttTGGGTCTGGACGGATGTTTTTgcttaagaaacaaaaatggcGGAGGCGCCGGGAGAAATCGTTTGAAGCTGCATCGTGTAAGGTCAAGTTAGCTCGTATCAGAATGAATGAATGTATGTCGAGAAGTACATGGGCGGTCCTATGATTTACGTGACAATTAGTAATGGTGGACCCCACGTGATGTGTACTTCTTGTTGAACGTGCTTTAACGATATTCTTCAGGGATTCTATTACAAAACAAATATGTTGTATAATCTGAGAGAAAAAGGCATTTCATTTCTTTTCAGTTTTgatatattttacaaaaaaattcaattattgtTCGAGTTTCGTAACAAAACATGGCGTACAATTTTCTAAATATCTCTTTAATGAAAGAGTAGCTGAAACGTGTTAGGTTTTGCCCCGTTCCTCTTCTTATTT from Tenebrio molitor chromosome 8, icTenMoli1.1, whole genome shotgun sequence harbors:
- the Girdin gene encoding girdin isoform X1, encoding MAASAIAIEEFLSGPLVAWLATCVRKPETLQVYETFFDGAPITEVLLQIDPEPLQPVPSLSNLQGVNITFARIKIFHCIIRNIKNIYEEELGQIIISLPDCVVLGRSPGSEASLEQLKLLVLLLLGCAVQGPTKEHFIIKIKELPVDTQHDIVECIKQVTDEQKIVLTLDHTEQPAQRLYSHVRSLTVERDKLLQQWMSDLGQEFVVNGPTSSTVEAAESNHLAVELADWKARLRKQRQELEEKTELLTECREELEHATALATKLKAENSDLVVEARRAKAYQDEMDAMRERVERADRLEAETQRYRERLADAEYYKVRVDELREDNRVLLETREMLEAQLARARQRAEHVLQLEAELLASKQSFNEVSLERDAAKEKIQELIEENIQLQQVTKSVLQENSTLSAGDSDHDEANSGDNSLSEQLTNNAQARALKLELENKKLLSTIDSLKERSFHENANKLLDVEKEKKKLVLKCDQLQENCDKLTQQNEELENLFKNAIQENRKLQDNIDTVKLTSERQVQDLQNERVKVTELEKNVESLTKEKQRVQTLCDTIKKRADNAEKSLVQMSDQIQSVQVQMQQCKEWEKLAAEQKDKISLLEKENVTMQKDVVKLKESLESKDVQLDAEVEKSKKQDRDVQKLTKDAENLRSQIEKLQDFEHRSQELTLQTSVYEETIATLQKDLVSEKLINEKCKNNLEKLCLNMELLDNDVDAIVEHVLKNSKLRKSFVVELRKESDDSEVAICSRCEENVHKKADPRSTEMVNLQNANETMQAENARLQVDIATLKSQVHSLQTQQTALQLANSQLVAEKDELSKQQKIQSTQHDTLLLDQITLRTLHEQLTGEYEQLKAEQESLKKFNRDVRSEMRALKETNSTQKEKIATLEGEKETLKNGAKNLAVLRAEHSKLKDDFRNLFTASERLKVEYRNVQEELKNVRTESRTLRLGHTEMQGELNSTSDLVAGLHLENAKLQQKCDMLFEMNHSLDSDRRALMDHVSQLLTQYHSLLTHSLEDKQHYHLEEKLYTDKVNNLCRQKEKLEEKIMEHYRKLDNASCKKRGFGATLVRKVRKAGSDIINKVPSRNRRSWHEDVSSRLTQSQFTLGGGSGESAGNDSDNSVEETNSRSEPFKRSTIAGGSLQRRSREDVVLRRSHKDAALHRNSIAGDENYSREPESTLSLGSVGSRRTVYLSEDEPKTVAAPMNNQNQSPLLVYNKISTVIGDAARSSAHQKVPEDGGKEGVDKKEVENAKETAVWYEYGCV
- the Girdin gene encoding girdin isoform X2, producing MAASAIAIEEFLSGPLVAWLATCVRKPETLQVYETFFDGAPITEVLLQIDPEPLQPVPSLSNLQGVNITFARIKIFHCIIRNIKNIYEEELGQIIISLPDCVVLGRSPGSEASLEQLKLLVLLLLGCAVQGPTKEHFIIKIKELPVDTQHDIVECIKQVTDEQKIVLTLDHTEQPAQRLYSHVRSLTVERDKLLQQWMSDLGQEFVVNGPTSSTVEAAESNHLAVELADWKARLRKQRQELEEKTELLTECREELEHATALATKLKAENSDLVVEARRAKAYQDEMDAMRERVERADRLEAETQRYRERLADAEYYKVRVDELREDNRVLLETREMLEAQLARARQRAEHVLQLEAELLASKQSFNEVSLERDAAKEKIQELIEENIQLQQVTKSVLQENSTLSAGDSDHDEANSGDNSLSEQLTNNAQARALKLELENKKLLSTIDSLKERSFHENANKLLDVEKEKKKLVLKCDQLQENCDKLTQQNEELENLFKNAIQENRKLQDNIDTVKLTSERQVQDLQNERVKVTELEKNVESLTKEKQRVQTLCDTIKKRADNAEKSLVQMSDQIQSVQVQMQQCKEWEKLAAEQKDKISLLEKENVTMQKDVVKLKESLESKDVQLDAEVEKSKKQDRDVQKLTKDAENLRSQIEKLQDFEHRSQELTLQTSVYEETIATLQKDLVSEKLINEKCKNNLEKLCLNMELLDNDVDAIVEHVLKNSKLRKSFVVELRKESDDSEVAICSRCEENVHKKADPRSTEMVNLQNANETMQAENARLQVDIATLKSQVHSLQTQQTALQLANSQLVAEKDELSKQQKIQSTQHDTLLLDQITLRTLHEQLTGEYEQLKAEQESLKKFNRDVRSEMRALKETNSTQKEKIATLEGEKETLKNGAKNLAVLRAEHSKLKDDFRNLFTASERLKVEYRNVQEELKNVRTESRTLRLGHTEMQGELNSTSDLVAGLHLENAKLQQKCDMLFEMNHSLDSDRRALMDHVSQLLTQYHSLLTHSLEDKQHYHLEEKLYTDKVNNLCRQKEKLEEKIMEHYRKLDNASCKKRGFGATLVRKVRKAGSDIINKVPSRNRRSWHEDVSSRLTQSQFTLGGGSGESAGNDSDNSVEETNSRSEPFKRSTIAGGSLQRRSREDVVLRRSHKDAALHRNSIAGDENYSREPESTLSLGSVGSRRTVYLSEDEPKTVAAPMNNQNQSPLLVYNKISTVIGDAARSSAHQKVPEDGGDYRWRNKSKTKKI
- the LOC138136812 gene encoding tRNA (34-2'-O)-methyltransferase regulator WDR6, encoding MFFESKLIKTDVTSVRLINGYVLAGIGNFLNVFDKNGNFIEKIQIFDGHKIHGIEIDEPSASILLYGGCYMQTLTFDVGALLPISKLDHQQIKDWILTASWLKNKHIAVVVMLNKLIIYKDDLTRLKEVVCDEKCILYSAFICYDDPTEELVVLSGTVFGEILIWKVSHFENEENSPVLTKLEGHKGVIFSISYNKIAGYICSSSDDRSSILWSIENKCVHTELRRPVPKITLQRKIYGHQSRVFRCVVTDEFLVTAGEDSLLNVWNFEGELIRKIETHQGGPVWALHCKNDVIVSGGGDCGVLLLPLRPNDTTCTRYTPPENQIAKRIGILCGDSLVVVTEEGALYHLSDSGGWTKIGHHENLKSYNLLQISPCRKLVSLSGYHGEIYIYKATNDTLELLVAAKTDPESRIYSFHWLTCTTYLTCQHGGLLTLWCLYGNRVHPVTTFDLPQAKDLWSSAACQASNGRYIVGDRRGNIYVYTVTRRKPVQVFKRAHNHLGVTQLYNFNDQIVSLGRNGNMKTFSTGEKLVQMSNEKMPFVWLVALVDRVLLTFSGDSFVVWDVETRRTLFEHVCGGGHRSWDFQKKENTMKFVYVKDRALNVVTYDAKKLNPVNIVPGFHTKTINALQFVKLSKNRFVLVSGSEDTNLRICLTGKDYFSSIRTFKLHLSSIRSVRLHRLDKIGTFEDYLMFSGGGRGQIICWKLSLDPNNIGKSVCSEENSYYEKASGDELSESEIRIMDMETLECADGLLLFAASSDGNVKVFQVCRNTESANYRMSLLTNLFSRPKCVTRICTVRTLGLVVLIAMSTDGNLTFWEVSSLLQNKKPITLFKTLNRHQSGIAACCHKLIKDDLLVFLSGGDDASVVLTLFRIENNAEGVDFVTVATVRDSHSHCACVTGVFISGDYFLTTSVDQKLLVFKWRVDEDKLFVEAVDRYNSAVADVQGLGCDEEDDCFNVFLYGKGVEYVRCVKSIT